From one Nitrospira sp. MA-1 genomic stretch:
- the trpE gene encoding anthranilate synthase component I, which yields MKNAYYSVSFDEFCQFAAQGNLVPLYREILADFETPVSAFSKINTGANAFLFESIEGGENWARYSFLGSNPSVMLWEENGEVVTQQGRKQHRAPLQGNPLDHIQNTMAEYHPVVVPGLPRFVGGAVGYLGYDVVQSFEPIPSRPKSGIKTPLFAFCITDTLLIFDNIAHTLKIVANAHITSTKKTRLRQIYQDAINRIEFIIARLHKPTRRPTPPTRRGPLKFQSNMSPGDFEKMVIRTKEYIQAGDIIQGVMSQRWQTTIHTNPLEIYRALRVLNPSPYMFYLRIAGIELVGSSPEILVRCEEGNIVVRPIAGTRPRGQTPQADAALEQDLLSDHKELAEHVMLVDLGRNDVGRVAKAGTVQLERFMKVERYSHVMHIVSQVKGELDPQYTAYDVMKACFPAGTVSGAPKIRAMQIIEELEPTRRGPYAGAVGYFSFSGNMDTCINIRTVVVQGQKAYIQAGAGIVADSDPTREYEETRTKAGAMMKAIEMAEHGLA from the coding sequence ATGAAAAATGCTTATTATTCAGTGAGTTTTGACGAATTCTGCCAATTCGCCGCACAAGGAAATCTTGTCCCACTTTATCGAGAAATTCTGGCAGATTTCGAGACGCCTGTGTCGGCATTTTCCAAAATCAATACGGGAGCCAATGCTTTCTTATTTGAAAGTATCGAAGGGGGAGAAAACTGGGCAAGATATTCCTTCCTGGGTAGTAATCCTTCCGTCATGTTGTGGGAGGAGAATGGCGAAGTCGTCACCCAACAAGGTCGGAAACAGCATCGGGCTCCGCTGCAGGGGAATCCATTGGACCATATTCAAAATACTATGGCAGAGTACCACCCGGTTGTCGTTCCCGGTTTGCCACGATTTGTGGGCGGTGCGGTCGGCTATTTGGGTTATGACGTGGTTCAATCGTTTGAACCGATTCCATCTCGACCGAAATCTGGGATCAAGACTCCTCTCTTTGCATTTTGCATTACGGACACCTTACTCATTTTTGACAATATTGCCCATACCCTCAAAATCGTGGCCAACGCTCATATTACTTCCACAAAGAAGACCCGCCTTCGCCAGATCTATCAGGATGCCATCAATCGGATTGAATTTATCATTGCCAGGCTTCATAAACCGACCAGGCGCCCAACGCCCCCGACCCGACGTGGGCCACTCAAATTTCAATCGAATATGAGCCCTGGGGACTTTGAAAAAATGGTGATTCGGACCAAAGAATATATTCAGGCTGGCGACATCATTCAGGGCGTCATGTCCCAACGATGGCAGACCACCATCCATACGAATCCCCTGGAGATCTATCGAGCCTTACGGGTGCTCAATCCCTCGCCCTACATGTTCTATTTACGAATTGCAGGAATCGAGCTCGTGGGATCTTCTCCGGAAATCCTCGTACGATGCGAAGAAGGCAATATTGTGGTGCGGCCCATCGCCGGGACCCGTCCCCGTGGCCAGACGCCGCAAGCTGACGCGGCCTTGGAACAGGATCTTCTATCCGATCACAAAGAATTAGCCGAACATGTCATGTTGGTGGATTTAGGCCGGAATGATGTGGGCCGGGTGGCCAAAGCCGGAACGGTCCAGCTTGAGCGGTTCATGAAAGTTGAACGGTATTCCCATGTCATGCACATTGTTTCTCAAGTCAAGGGAGAATTAGATCCGCAATACACTGCCTATGATGTCATGAAGGCATGTTTTCCAGCCGGTACCGTATCTGGTGCACCGAAAATCCGAGCCATGCAAATCATTGAAGAGTTGGAACCCACTCGTCGGGGGCCCTATGCGGGAGCGGTCGGGTATTTCAGCTTTTCCGGAAATATGGACACCTGCATCAATATTCGTACGGTCGTCGTTCAAGGACAGAAGGCCTATATTCAGGCCGGCGCCGGAATTGTCGCCGATTCCGACCCTACCCGTGAATATGAAGAAACTCGAACAAAAGCCGGAGCCATGATGAAAGCCATTGAAATGGCGGAACACGGCCTAGCGTAA